The Bombus pyrosoma isolate SC7728 linkage group LG3, ASM1482585v1, whole genome shotgun sequence genome has a segment encoding these proteins:
- the LOC122565777 gene encoding suppressor protein SRP40 isoform X1, giving the protein MTNHVVESASELSALMKVGVMSSSDRDAGFCSGGDEDDISDLRSPSASEDSLEVQVTPISLKNKRKLAEPRKIHEPNPAPLKKRRFQRIEEEIVPDEESTRTLRSPSPFRPWSYTSSKSIDAKLSLPITTAERSTANQPTTCVFSLLTNVPSPTIHVSNRINNHHHHHHHHHHHHRHRHYQRYCQTNDRDRGNGNDNVRQGNSDRSHDSDDGDTCEDTKESQSRDSSPSGVRQPTQTRTPRAEKRELSRQKFDNATTSCAISTSDTAIASSSMTLSPIAHPRLQEEPLSLVLRGDVTARVPSHPAVNGNYEKTCSYPVERTNVLTASPLSSSLLSSSSSSSSSSSSLSSTSSSSSTSSSSSLSSASSSSSSSASSSSSQSSHHQQIHRSCSSNGNSCSTTGTTAAMITAVVSTPTTTMTNVQSSQTRQHATTGQQRNYKNMTRERRIEANARERTRVHTISAAFDTLRRAIPAYSHNQKLSKLSVLRIACSYIMTLGKIVDTAEGETTNGASLGACVDLVSKTIQTEGKLRKRKED; this is encoded by the coding sequence TCGGTGTGATGTCCAGCTCCGACAGGGATGCCGGCTTCTGTAGCGGCGGAGACGAGGACGATATATCCGACCTACGCTCGCCAAGCGCCTCGGAAGATAGCTTAGAAGTGCAAGTAACGCcgatatcgttgaaaaataaaagaaagttggCGGAACCACGGAAAATTCACGAACCAAACCCAGCCCCGTTGAAAAAACGAAGGTTCCAACGGATCGAGGAAGAGATTGTACCGGACGAGGAGTCGACCAGAACGCTTCGATCACCAAGCCCGTTTCGACCATGGAGCTATACCAGCAGCAAGAGCATCGATGCGAAACTTTCTTTACCGATTACAACCGCAGAGAGATCTACGGCTAACCAACCAACAACCTGTGTTTTTTCCTTGCTAACGAACGTGCCATCGCCAACGATTCACGTTTCAAATCGAATCAACaaccatcatcatcatcatcatcaccatcaccatcatcatcGTCACCGACACTACCAACGTTATTGTCAAACCAACGACCGTGATCGCGGCAACGGTAACGACAACGTTCGACAAGGTAATTCGGATCGTAGCCACGATTCCGACGACGGTGATACGTGCGAAGACACCAAAGAGTCGCAGAGTCGGGACAGTTCACCCAGCGGAGTACGACAGCCGACGCAAACGCGTACACCTCGAGCTGAAAAGCGAGAACTATCTCGTCAAAAATTTGACAACGCTACCACCTCGTGTGCGATTTCTACGTCCGATACAGCCATAGCATCATCGTCTATGACACTGTCTCCGATCGCGCATCCGAGACTGCAAGAGGAACCTCTGTCACTCGTGCTGAGAGGCGATGTAACCGCCAGAGTACCCTCGCATCCAGCGGTAAACGGTAACTACGAGAAAACCTGCTCGTATCCCGTAGAACGTACGAACGTTTTGACTGCCTCGCCATTGTCTTCGTCTCTgttatcgtcgtcgtcgtcgtcgtcgtcatcgtcttCGTCGTTGTCCTCAACGTCGTCTTCGTCCTCTACCTCCTCGTCTTCGTCGTTATCATCGGcatcgtcctcgtcgtcgtcgtcggctTCGTCGTCTTCATCTCAGTCGTCTCACCATCAACAAATTCATCGATCCTGCTCGAGCAACGGTAATTCTTGCTCGACGACAGGGACAACGGCCGCAATGATAACAGCGGTGGTAAGCACACCGACGACTACGATGACGAACGTGCAGAGTAGTCAGACGAGGCAACATGCAACAACGGGACAACAGAGAAACTATAAAAACATGACACGCGAAAGGAGAATAGAAGCAAACGCCAGAGAACGGACAAGGGTGCATACTATAAGCGCTGCATTCGATACGCTTAGGCGTGCTATTCCCGCGTATTCCCACAATCAAAAGCTGTCGAAGCTATCCGTGTTAAGGATCGCGTGTAGTTACATCATGACGCTGGGGAAAATCGTCGATACTGCGGAAGGCGAGACGACCAACGGCGCCTCGTTGGGAGCTTGCGTGGATCTTGTATCTAAAACTATTCAGACAGAGGGCAAGcttagaaagagaaaagaagactGA
- the LOC122565777 gene encoding suppressor protein SRP40 isoform X2 encodes MSSSDRDAGFCSGGDEDDISDLRSPSASEDSLEVQVTPISLKNKRKLAEPRKIHEPNPAPLKKRRFQRIEEEIVPDEESTRTLRSPSPFRPWSYTSSKSIDAKLSLPITTAERSTANQPTTCVFSLLTNVPSPTIHVSNRINNHHHHHHHHHHHHRHRHYQRYCQTNDRDRGNGNDNVRQGNSDRSHDSDDGDTCEDTKESQSRDSSPSGVRQPTQTRTPRAEKRELSRQKFDNATTSCAISTSDTAIASSSMTLSPIAHPRLQEEPLSLVLRGDVTARVPSHPAVNGNYEKTCSYPVERTNVLTASPLSSSLLSSSSSSSSSSSSLSSTSSSSSTSSSSSLSSASSSSSSSASSSSSQSSHHQQIHRSCSSNGNSCSTTGTTAAMITAVVSTPTTTMTNVQSSQTRQHATTGQQRNYKNMTRERRIEANARERTRVHTISAAFDTLRRAIPAYSHNQKLSKLSVLRIACSYIMTLGKIVDTAEGETTNGASLGACVDLVSKTIQTEGKLRKRKED; translated from the coding sequence ATGTCCAGCTCCGACAGGGATGCCGGCTTCTGTAGCGGCGGAGACGAGGACGATATATCCGACCTACGCTCGCCAAGCGCCTCGGAAGATAGCTTAGAAGTGCAAGTAACGCcgatatcgttgaaaaataaaagaaagttggCGGAACCACGGAAAATTCACGAACCAAACCCAGCCCCGTTGAAAAAACGAAGGTTCCAACGGATCGAGGAAGAGATTGTACCGGACGAGGAGTCGACCAGAACGCTTCGATCACCAAGCCCGTTTCGACCATGGAGCTATACCAGCAGCAAGAGCATCGATGCGAAACTTTCTTTACCGATTACAACCGCAGAGAGATCTACGGCTAACCAACCAACAACCTGTGTTTTTTCCTTGCTAACGAACGTGCCATCGCCAACGATTCACGTTTCAAATCGAATCAACaaccatcatcatcatcatcatcaccatcaccatcatcatcGTCACCGACACTACCAACGTTATTGTCAAACCAACGACCGTGATCGCGGCAACGGTAACGACAACGTTCGACAAGGTAATTCGGATCGTAGCCACGATTCCGACGACGGTGATACGTGCGAAGACACCAAAGAGTCGCAGAGTCGGGACAGTTCACCCAGCGGAGTACGACAGCCGACGCAAACGCGTACACCTCGAGCTGAAAAGCGAGAACTATCTCGTCAAAAATTTGACAACGCTACCACCTCGTGTGCGATTTCTACGTCCGATACAGCCATAGCATCATCGTCTATGACACTGTCTCCGATCGCGCATCCGAGACTGCAAGAGGAACCTCTGTCACTCGTGCTGAGAGGCGATGTAACCGCCAGAGTACCCTCGCATCCAGCGGTAAACGGTAACTACGAGAAAACCTGCTCGTATCCCGTAGAACGTACGAACGTTTTGACTGCCTCGCCATTGTCTTCGTCTCTgttatcgtcgtcgtcgtcgtcgtcgtcatcgtcttCGTCGTTGTCCTCAACGTCGTCTTCGTCCTCTACCTCCTCGTCTTCGTCGTTATCATCGGcatcgtcctcgtcgtcgtcgtcggctTCGTCGTCTTCATCTCAGTCGTCTCACCATCAACAAATTCATCGATCCTGCTCGAGCAACGGTAATTCTTGCTCGACGACAGGGACAACGGCCGCAATGATAACAGCGGTGGTAAGCACACCGACGACTACGATGACGAACGTGCAGAGTAGTCAGACGAGGCAACATGCAACAACGGGACAACAGAGAAACTATAAAAACATGACACGCGAAAGGAGAATAGAAGCAAACGCCAGAGAACGGACAAGGGTGCATACTATAAGCGCTGCATTCGATACGCTTAGGCGTGCTATTCCCGCGTATTCCCACAATCAAAAGCTGTCGAAGCTATCCGTGTTAAGGATCGCGTGTAGTTACATCATGACGCTGGGGAAAATCGTCGATACTGCGGAAGGCGAGACGACCAACGGCGCCTCGTTGGGAGCTTGCGTGGATCTTGTATCTAAAACTATTCAGACAGAGGGCAAGcttagaaagagaaaagaagactGA